In the genome of Hippoglossus hippoglossus isolate fHipHip1 chromosome 12, fHipHip1.pri, whole genome shotgun sequence, one region contains:
- the skor2 gene encoding SKI family transcriptional corepressor 2 — MDKARLSSSNDIIMTSSTGTYQQEPLTPPRPAHHHSSSSSSPSSSSSPLKPNQVGQVILYGVPIVSLVIDNNERLCLAQISNTLLKNYSYNEIHNRRVALGITCVQCTPVQLEILRRAGAMPISSRRCGMITKREAERLCKSFLGENAPPKLPDNFAFDVSHECAWGCRGNFIPARYNSSRAKCIKCSFCNMYFSPNKFIFHSHRTPEAKYTQPDAANFNSWRRHLKLSDKVPLDELVFAWEDVKAMFNGGSRKRALPSSSHCSSMGSMKSLQGSVGSHMMGPDMGQKRGRFEDDDDLDGDLSPRKTQRSYPVIPVPSKSFGMLQKFPPTSLFPSPYPFPAFGLCQQKKEDSDVSAGQKAAGLSGLLWPGRKDTFYPPFCMFWPPRAAGGIPVPTYLQPQPSALSSLADNPSLRQAFLDLSDPGEPGAVAGSGNGIGATMASGSGAAAPRTGLFDPDCTTVTSDLRPVTSEGWLKLLDNPILQTRKPSYGSAFRPVIKDAESIAKLHSNGGGVTGVADEDFGVVVAGSERHQRLSPTSSCSYGSESGGEGEADVGDSEEEGEVDVESSKQDEEEEEGSFTRKPPQTQTNLYLPVLSDSAGEERGKERGAGAVYPSASPPSSSDPIQQESPSLPASPPASLPLSSSNPPHREDPAYKNIHKNRDEGLPAYATKDNSSISDENKEQSSFFAPESETSAPDYWRESSGDQRQGASSPVPLKKDVENMEKEELQKVLLEQIDFRRRLEQEFHALKGTSPFPVFHNFQDQMKRELAYREEMVQQLQMIPYANIIRKEKISSHLNK; from the exons ATGGACAAAGCCCGTCTTTCCAGCtctaatgacatcatcatgacaaGCTCAACAGGCACCTACCAGCAGGAACCCCTGACTCCACCCAGACCCGCCCACCACCActcctcatcctcgtcctcgccctcctcttcctcctcgcccCTCAAGCCCAACCAGGTCGGCCAGGTCATCCTGTACGGCGTTCCCATCGTGTCACTGGTCATCGATAACAACGAGAGACTTTGCCTGGCGCAGATTTCCAACACGCTCCTCAAGAACTACAGCTACAATGAGATTCATAATCGTCGCGTGGCGCTGGGCATCACCTGCGTCCAGTGCACGCCGGTCCAGCTGGAGATCCTCCGTCGGGCTGGTGCCATGCCCATCTCGTCACGCCGCTGTGGCATGATCACCAAGCGCGAAGCCGAGCGCCTGTGCAAGTCCTTCCTGGGAGAGAACGCGCCGCCTAAACTGCCTGACAACTTCGCCTTCGACGTGTCACACGAATGCGCCTGGGGTTGCCGCGGCAACTTCATCCCGGCACGCTACAACAGCTCCAGGGCCAAATGCATCAAGTGCTCCTTCTGCAACATGTACTTCTCCCCAAATAAGTTCATTTTCCATTCCCACCGCACACCCGAAGCCAAGTACACCCAACCCGATGCTGCTAACTTCAACTCCTGGCGGCGACACCTCAAACTCTCTGACAAAGTACCGCTTGATGAGTTAGTCTTCGCGTGGGAAGACGTTAAAGCCATGTTCAATGGAGGCAGCCGGAAGAGAGCGCTTCCCTCTTCATCCCATTGTTCCTCCATGGGGTCTATGAAGTCTCTCCAAGGTTCGGTGGGTTCTCACATGATGGGACCCGACATGGGTCAGAAACGAGGCCGCTTCGAAGACGACGATGATCTGGATGGAGATCTGTCTCCTCGTAAGACGCAGCGTAGCTACCCCGTCATCCCCGTCCCCAGCAAAAGCTTCGGCATGCTGCAGAAGTTCCCTCCCACGTCACTCTTCCCCTCACCTTACCCCTTCCCAGCATTTGGCCTCTGCCAGCAGAAAAAAGAGGACAGTGACGTCTCAGCCGGGCAGAAAGCAGCAGGGTTGTCTGGTCTTTTATGGCCCGGCCGCAAAGACACTTTCTATCCTCCTTTCTGCATGTTCTGGCCCCCGAGAGCCGCCGGAGGAATCCCTGTCCCCACCTATCTCCAGCCTCAGCCCAGTGCCCTCTCCTCCTTAGCAGACAACCCCTCTCTCAGACAGGCCTTCCTGGATCTCTCAGATCCCGGTGAGCCCGGAGCTGTAGCCGGCAGTGGAAATGGCATCGGTGCAACCATGGCCTCTGGCAGTGGGGCCGCCGCACCACGGACGGGCCTGTTTGACCCAGACTGCACAACGGTAACCTCTGACCTTCGCCCTGTGACATCAGAGGGCTGGCTCAAACTTCTCGACAACCCGATCCTCCAAACCAGGAAGCCGAGCTATGGCTCCGCCTTCCGCCCTGTCATCAAAGATGCGGAGAGCATTGCCAAACTTCACAGCAATGGTGGAGGAGTCACCGGGGTGGCGGATGAGGACTTTGGGGTCGTGGTTGCCGGGTCAGAGCGCCACCAGCGGCTATCGCCCACCAGCAGCTGTAGTTACGGAAGTGAAAGCGGGGGCGAGGGCGAAGCCGATGTAggggacagtgaggaggagggggaggtggatgTGGAGTCGTCGAagcaggacgaggaggaggaggaagggagttTCACGAGAAAGCCACCACAGACTCAAACCAACCTGTACCTCCCCGTGCTGAGCGACAGTgccggagaggagagggggaaggagcGAGGGGCTGGCGCCGTGTACCCCAGcgcctcccctccctcctcctcggACCCCATCCAGCAGGAGTCCCCCAGCTTGCCTGCGTCCCCTCCAGCCAGCCTGCCACTCTCCAGCTCCAACCCACCTCACCGAGAGGACCCCGCTTACAAAAAC aTCCACAAAAACAGAGACGAAGGACTTCCTGCGTACGCGACCAAAGACAACTCCAGCATCTCCG acgaaaacaaagagcagagtaGTTTCTTTGCACCAGAGAGCGAGACGTCAGCGCCGGACTACTGGAGGGAGAGCTCAG GCGATCAGCGACAAGGTGCATCGTCTCCCGTTCCACTAAAGAAGGACGTTGAGAACATGGAGAAAG AAGAGCTTCAGAAGGTTCTGCTGGAGCAGATCGACTTCAGGaggagactggagcaggagttTCACGCTCTGAAGGGCACCTCGCCGTTTCCTGTCTTCC ATAATTTTCAAGACCAGATGAAGCGAGAGCtcgcctacagagaggagaTGGTCCAACAGCTACAGATG ATTCCCTACGCAAACAtcatcagaaaagaaaagatcagCTCACATCTCAACAAGTAG
- the ier3ip1 gene encoding immediate early response 3-interacting protein 1, whose product MAFTLYSLIQCAILCVNAIAVLHEERFLSKIGWGVDQGVGGFGDDPGVKAQILNLIRSVRTIMRVPLIIVNSGCIVLLLLFG is encoded by the exons ATGGCGTTTACTCTGTACTCCCTCATCCAGTGCGCGATTCTCTGCGTTAACGCCATCGCTGTGCTGCACGAGGAGCGGTTCCTCAGCAAGA TCGGCTGGGGTGTGGACCAGGGAGTCGGAGGTTTTGGGGACGATCCAGGAGTCAAAGCCCAGATCCTCAATCTCATCCGCTCGGTCCGGACGATCatgagag tgCCGTTAATAATCGTGAATTCTGGCTGCATTGTCCTCTTGCTGCTGTTTGGTTAA
- the hdhd2 gene encoding haloacid dehalogenase-like hydrolase domain-containing protein 2, with amino-acid sequence MSGRRALKAVLIDLSGTLHIEDTAVPGAQEALNRLRQASVAVKFVTNTTKESKRSLLERLQRLKFNLQEKEIFTSLSAARSLLEQKQHRPLLLVEDSALEDFTGIDTSEPNAVVVGLAPDHFNYQTLNKAFSMILDGAPLIAIHKARYYKKKDGLALGPGPFVAGLEYATDCKATVVGKPEKTFFTQALHDLGCRPGEAVMIGDDARDDVGGAQNAGMLGILVRTGKYRDGDENKIQPPPHLTCDSFPDAVEHILKNLL; translated from the exons aTGTCGGGCAGACGAGCTCTGAAGGCCGTGCTCATTGACCTGAGTGGAACTCTGCACATCGAGGACACAGCGGTACCTGGGGCACAGGAAGCACTGAACAG gtTACGTCAGGCGTCTGTAGCGGTGAAGTTTGTGACCAACACCACTAAGGAGAGTAAGAGGAGCTTACTGGAACGATTACAACGCCTCAAATTCAACCTTCAG GAAAAGGAAATCTTTACGTCTCTGAGTGCAGCGAGGAGTCTGCTGGAGCAGAAACAACACCGaccgctgctgctggtggaggacAGCGCACTGGAGGACTTCACTG GAATCGACACGTCAGAACCAAATGCTGTTGTCGTTGGACTCGCTCCTGATCACTTCAACTACCAAACACTCAACAAGGCTTTCAG CATGATTCTGGATGGAGCTCCTCTCATTGCCATCCACAAGGCTCGGTACTACAAGAAGAAGGATGGTTTGGCCCTCGGCCCCGGGCCCTTTGTGGCGGGACTGGAGTACGCAACAGACTGCAAAGCTACTGTGGTGGGAAAGCCAGAGAAGACTTTTTTCACTCAG GCTCTCCATGATTTAGGCTGTCGCCCCGGTGAAGCTGTCATGATAGGAGAT GATGCGAGGGATGATGTGGGAGGGGCTCAGAACGCAGGCATGCTGGGTATTCTAGTCAGAACTg GTAAATACAGAGACGGGGATGAGAATAAGATCCAGCCTCCTCCCCACCTGACGTGTGACAGCTTCCCAGACGCTGTGGAACACATCCTGAAGAACCTGCTCTGA
- the katnal2 gene encoding katanin p60 ATPase-containing subunit A-like 2 isoform X2, translating into MEMSYQSMKIAHQAREAEDLRTVMRRKSLLILIYHHLLGQGYMEAAAALDQETNGDARKFEVCDNIDLEMVLMEYESYHYVKFQKNPKLIRRTVEPVENRFVKSGGVKRSPCSAGKRLPKINPSKRPESGNGAKKTTTSNGSSVPPEMSDFGLNVSSIRSGPAGDVAGDVAMNRKERLLKPLSGFSGMNREMSELAEIISRDIYLHSPNVRWEDIIGLEDAKRLVKEAVVYPIKYPELFTGILSPWKGLLLYGPPGTGKTLLAKAVATECKTTFFNISASSIVSKWRGDSEKLVRVLFLLARYHAPSTIFLDELESVMGQRGASTGGEHESSSRMKTELLVQMDGLVRSEELVFVLAASNLPWDLDHAVLRRLEKRILVGLPSSAARQAMTSHWLPPLTSTRGVELRTELDYETLAKDMEGYSGSDIRLVCKEAAMRPVRKIFDVLEAHQHEDAHLPTIKLETVTTADFLEVIAHSKPSARNLTDRYTAWEREYESL; encoded by the exons ATGGAGATGTCGTATCAGTCCATGAAGATCGCGCATCAAGCTCGAGAGGCG GAAGATCTGCGGAcggtgatgaggaggaagagtctTCTCATCCTCATCTACCACCACCTGCTGGGGCAAGG cTACATGGAAGCAGCAGCGGCCTTGGACCAAGAGACGAATGGAGATGCGAGGAAGTTCGAGGTCTGCGACAACATCGATCTGGAGATGGTGCTGATGGAGTACGAGAGTTATCACTACGTCAAGTTCCAGAAAAATCCCAAACTTATCAGAAGGACAGTGGAACCAG tTGAAAACAGATTTGTTAAAAGTGGTGGAGTAAAGAG GAGTCCGTGTTCAGCTGGGAAGCGTCTTCCAAAAATCAACCCATCCAAGAGACCCGAGTCTGGAAACGGAGCCAAGAAGACAACCACCAGt AATGGCTCCTCTGTTCCTCCAGAGATGTCAGACTTTGGTCTCAATGTTTCGTCCATCAGAAGTGGACCAGCAGGGGACGTAGCGGGGGACGTAGCCATGAACagaaag gAACGGCTGCTGAAGCCGCTCAGTGGCTTCTCTGGAATGAACAGAGAGATGTCTGAACTGGCTGAAATCATCAGCAGG GACATCTATTTGCACAGCCCCAACGTGCGCTGGGAGGACATCATCGGCCTGGAGGATGCCAAGCGATTAGTCAAAGAGGCCGTCGTCTATCCCATTAAG TACCCCGAGCTATTCACAGGCATCCTGTCTCCGTGGAAGGGCTTGCTGCTGTACGGCCCCCCAG GGACAGGTAAGACCCTGCTGGCCAAGGCCGTGGCCACAGAGTGCAAGACGACCTTCTTCAACATCTCGGCCTCCAGCATCGTCAGCAAGTGGAGGGGAGACTCTGAGAAACTGGTCAGG GTCCTGTTTCTGCTGGCCAGGTACCACGCCCCCTCCACCATCTTCCTGGACGAGCTGGAGTCAGTGATGGGGCAGAGAGGAGCCAGCACAGG aggagagcatgagagcagcagcaggatgaagaCGGAGCTGCTGGTTCAGATGGACGGACTCGTGAGATCAGAGGAACTGGTGTTCGTACTGGCTGCCTCCAACCTACCTTG GGACCTGGACCACGCCGTGCTGAGGAGGTTGGAGAAGAGGATTCTCGTGGGTCTTCCCTCCTCAGCAGCTCGCCAGGCCATGACCTCTCATTGGCTGCCGCCTCTCACCTCCACAAGGGGAGTGGAGCTACGCACTGAGTTGGACTACGAAACCCTGGCGAAG gacatGGAGGGCTACTCGGGCTCTGATATCAGATTGGTGTGTAAGGAGGCTGCCATGAGACCAGTTCGCAAGATCTTTGATGTTCTGGAGGCACATCAGCATG AAGACGCCCACCTGCCCACCATCAAGCTGGAAACCGTGACGACGGCTGACTTCTTAGAAGTCATCGCACACTCCAAACCCTCAGCCCGAAACCTGACGGACAGATACACAGCCTGGGAGAGAGAGTACGAGTCTCTCTGA
- the katnal2 gene encoding katanin p60 ATPase-containing subunit A-like 2 isoform X1, with translation MEMSYQSMKIAHQAREAEDLRTVMRRKSLLILIYHHLLGQGYMEAAAALDQETNGDARKFEVCDNIDLEMVLMEYESYHYVKFQKNPKLIRRTVEPVENRFVKSGGVKRSPCSAGKRLPKINPSKRPESGNGAKKTTTSENGSSVPPEMSDFGLNVSSIRSGPAGDVAGDVAMNRKERLLKPLSGFSGMNREMSELAEIISRDIYLHSPNVRWEDIIGLEDAKRLVKEAVVYPIKYPELFTGILSPWKGLLLYGPPGTGKTLLAKAVATECKTTFFNISASSIVSKWRGDSEKLVRVLFLLARYHAPSTIFLDELESVMGQRGASTGGEHESSSRMKTELLVQMDGLVRSEELVFVLAASNLPWDLDHAVLRRLEKRILVGLPSSAARQAMTSHWLPPLTSTRGVELRTELDYETLAKDMEGYSGSDIRLVCKEAAMRPVRKIFDVLEAHQHEDAHLPTIKLETVTTADFLEVIAHSKPSARNLTDRYTAWEREYESL, from the exons ATGGAGATGTCGTATCAGTCCATGAAGATCGCGCATCAAGCTCGAGAGGCG GAAGATCTGCGGAcggtgatgaggaggaagagtctTCTCATCCTCATCTACCACCACCTGCTGGGGCAAGG cTACATGGAAGCAGCAGCGGCCTTGGACCAAGAGACGAATGGAGATGCGAGGAAGTTCGAGGTCTGCGACAACATCGATCTGGAGATGGTGCTGATGGAGTACGAGAGTTATCACTACGTCAAGTTCCAGAAAAATCCCAAACTTATCAGAAGGACAGTGGAACCAG tTGAAAACAGATTTGTTAAAAGTGGTGGAGTAAAGAG GAGTCCGTGTTCAGCTGGGAAGCGTCTTCCAAAAATCAACCCATCCAAGAGACCCGAGTCTGGAAACGGAGCCAAGAAGACAACCACCAGt GAGAATGGCTCCTCTGTTCCTCCAGAGATGTCAGACTTTGGTCTCAATGTTTCGTCCATCAGAAGTGGACCAGCAGGGGACGTAGCGGGGGACGTAGCCATGAACagaaag gAACGGCTGCTGAAGCCGCTCAGTGGCTTCTCTGGAATGAACAGAGAGATGTCTGAACTGGCTGAAATCATCAGCAGG GACATCTATTTGCACAGCCCCAACGTGCGCTGGGAGGACATCATCGGCCTGGAGGATGCCAAGCGATTAGTCAAAGAGGCCGTCGTCTATCCCATTAAG TACCCCGAGCTATTCACAGGCATCCTGTCTCCGTGGAAGGGCTTGCTGCTGTACGGCCCCCCAG GGACAGGTAAGACCCTGCTGGCCAAGGCCGTGGCCACAGAGTGCAAGACGACCTTCTTCAACATCTCGGCCTCCAGCATCGTCAGCAAGTGGAGGGGAGACTCTGAGAAACTGGTCAGG GTCCTGTTTCTGCTGGCCAGGTACCACGCCCCCTCCACCATCTTCCTGGACGAGCTGGAGTCAGTGATGGGGCAGAGAGGAGCCAGCACAGG aggagagcatgagagcagcagcaggatgaagaCGGAGCTGCTGGTTCAGATGGACGGACTCGTGAGATCAGAGGAACTGGTGTTCGTACTGGCTGCCTCCAACCTACCTTG GGACCTGGACCACGCCGTGCTGAGGAGGTTGGAGAAGAGGATTCTCGTGGGTCTTCCCTCCTCAGCAGCTCGCCAGGCCATGACCTCTCATTGGCTGCCGCCTCTCACCTCCACAAGGGGAGTGGAGCTACGCACTGAGTTGGACTACGAAACCCTGGCGAAG gacatGGAGGGCTACTCGGGCTCTGATATCAGATTGGTGTGTAAGGAGGCTGCCATGAGACCAGTTCGCAAGATCTTTGATGTTCTGGAGGCACATCAGCATG AAGACGCCCACCTGCCCACCATCAAGCTGGAAACCGTGACGACGGCTGACTTCTTAGAAGTCATCGCACACTCCAAACCCTCAGCCCGAAACCTGACGGACAGATACACAGCCTGGGAGAGAGAGTACGAGTCTCTCTGA
- the sigmar1 gene encoding sigma non-opioid intracellular receptor 1: protein MSALRSCLRLLVLVAVSVLVALLLRHWIATKQHVFDREEIAKLAKQYSGQDHEQAFSKVVVELRKRYPGHILPDEDLQWVFVNAGGWMGSMCLLHASLTEYLLLFGTAVDTGGHSGRYWAEISDTIISGTFRQWKEGTTKSEVYYPGDTIVHGVGEATSVQWSAGTWMVEYGRGFIPSTLGFALADTLFSTQDFLTMFYTVRVYAKGLLLEAGTLLTEAGVF, encoded by the exons aTGTCCGCACTTAGAAGCTGCTTGCGGCTGCTCGTGCTCGTCGCAGTCTCCGTCCTGGTCGCGCTGCTGCTGCGACACTGGATCGCCACCAAACAGCACGTGTTCGACAGGGAGGAAATCGCCAAATTGGCCAAACAGTACTCAG gaCAGGATCATGAGCAGGCCTTCTCCAAAGTGGTGGTGGAGCTCAGGAAGAG GTATCCTGGCCACATCCTGCCGGACGAGGACCTTCAGTGGGTGTTTGTGAACGCCGGAGGTTGGATGGGCTCCATGTGTCTGCTCCATGCTTCACTCACAGagtacctgctgctgtttggtaCCGCGGTCGACACAGGAGGACACTCAG gtCGTTACTGGGCAGAGATTTCTGACACGATCATCTCCGGCACCTTCAGACAATGGAAGGAGGGGACAACCAAGAGTGAAGTGTACTACCCTG GTGACACCATCGTACATGGTGTCGGCGAGGCGACGTCAGTCCAGTGGAGCGCCGGGACGTGGATGGTGGAATACGGCAGAGGTTTCATCCCGTCCACGCTGGGATTCGCTCTGGCTGACACGCTGTTCAGCACCCAGGACTTCCTCACGATGTTCTACACTGTCCGTGTCTATGCCAAGGGTTTGCTGCTGGAGGCCGGGACGCTACTTACAGAAGCAGGAGTTTTCTAA